Within the Bombus vancouverensis nearcticus unplaced genomic scaffold, iyBomVanc1_principal scaffold0114, whole genome shotgun sequence genome, the region ctcctcgactcatGAACAAACTCTACTCTGGgcgatgagctcaatggtgctgttgcggctattctaatttttcaacaaggatccagatggcgccgttgacgaaattcaatcattataaacgtcaacgatcaacatcagccatcaggcaatttcatatttgtgacttatttcttctgtgttatttcttctaattttattgttagttcttcaatttgtattccaaaagattgaactctttttacgtgcgtgtatgtttttcttttttttgtaactcgtcgagttgcaattctaattttcgcacttcctccttcatgtcctctatgtgcttctcgaactcttgtgtcgtcctgtctttgtcggaacattctacttgaagatcagcgagttgatgctcgggatcgtaattcaatttttcgtcgttagcagtaataagctcacgtaacttcacttttgaacttgatcttgtttggtcttgattgtgttttcgtggtgcttgtggtgttctaaaagtaatcgtcacgttgcttgcatttttagtgcacattgatacactgcactctgcagttctgtctgtacattttcttcttttcctttactcctctttctctttctaatgaattctttttattccgtaaaatagtttttgtatattcaattttgttaagtgcaatccttatttctgataacttacttttattagataattcttgtgaaacttctactacatcttccatatcattttgagtgcggctcctaccttcagtaaatttaatatcttgaaccgtatcattaatttcaatagctctttcggtatcaagtaaatcgcacttattatttaatataccttttgaattgacttctgtctctgtatcttcttcgagttttcttcgttcttctaatccacccttctcattttctaggatcttccttgttgttacgccgcctaaaacatctgcacgccagcccgcgccagctcgagccaccggacaacaaccggcctgcgtaacgtcacttcgaccctcaataaacctaaggacccaccataactttcacttccctgtattgtttcgccatgtgtcttcaatgcGTCaggtcgggcccatcaatgtgtcatcggtcttttcaagtgcatagtttcgtggaaaagacctacgtgaccctggccacgagcgtctgcggaacatgtgtgcggtgggcctaggaaaagggcaatagaatgcgacaatagttagtcgaggagcagagtgcgagtcgagaaacagagtgcgagtcgagcggagacggaggttgcgagtggcgttgccgagagagtgtggattgcgctgttttctgtacgtttggtatgaatagttcaagttaagccacaatcgtcttttctgtctgattaacatctctattgtccacgttttgtaaacatattacatcacgatattacatacatcttctctcctaaatatattatagtgctaagtccattaatacattaatttccattataagagccctgctctagcgtacatatctatcacatcttcgtgcgacaagttgttgactatttatttctctacgtcagtgtaatctaagtgttggaaatatataatttataattcagtgaatcacagtgttatacaaactcaatcacccctattatcgtctctcctcgcggttacgtctccccgcaattggtcggaatttacacttgtattttcatcttctttaacttcgactttatccgatctcctaggtctgcctctatgtttcgcttcatcagttgctattattacacccgttactgcattatcattttctacagatttatacctatcgctatcactagctgtgttcgttaaaagaacttcccttcgttgacgaacttatcagttgtttcgttttcactatctgaaattgatttttgtttaacacctcttttttcttctttggcaaatttattttctacattttccgatgccttttgtttattaattatttcagacttgtcttcgattaatttcgtctttaaagcgcttcgcaaaattttatttgtgtttgattgtctggtttgattataaacaatttcttcaaattttggcgaagtagcaggctttgcagcaacattataacgactgctccgtttactactatctaacatagatggagatggattcttgtcatctttattctctaaagacttctcttgtgtattagcatctaaatttctcgacataagatctgctgaagtttttgattctgtagtgtcacacgcatttttcgctgtcatcatttggtcttcttctataagcaaatgttcattattgtaagcattatctcttgctttttgtatggattctaatgatatattttgttcaacgttgtctattgattttgtatcattttcagcagttgatttactaactgcttctaattccttcgtttcaatttggttttctttatttgtatcgccgtccaaaatatttctcattgaaatattatccttcttgttatgatctttttctgcttctcctaaacttttactttttttgtcaaaccattcttgtaaattttgagtatcttgtgacgaaaatggtgacaaatcattatacaatactgcaatatcttctttccttcgtttcacagactctttctggtattctgttgagctattgacatcaaacattaagtctgttttaatgaaaatataatcctgtgaagcggtgtcaattgatactttcttttcataagaatgttctacattagactgcaattcttttgaaaattctttcaaaaccatttcttcatttcctacagtaacgtctgttttctccaagcttttgttcaaattattagaaactaaactaccctgataactccgactagtcgctgctttaatagtctcctttaacagttttcttaacttgatttcgttctgcttctgcatagcgtctagtatggcccgaatacttggatccacaccagtagccatagccaagccggtgaaaattatcctttgttccgtggtatatatagggtaaaacgaatggtagaccgcagcatagtggtttccaacgatccacacttgttctaattcctcactcaacgtctttcgtgtccattgacgtagaaaaaagtaagttattgtaatatcggaatatattaaaggtgtaattttgtccgattaatattggttaaatgcgttaaagtgaaatgttatttacctattcaagatagcaaagtaaacataccatatagaggatttactactgttaacactcggtattctcgtattcaaagtatttaaccaaataatttgggaatccagcggacgagcttgtatttaatatgattatatttaatataacaactttactcaatatacgcgtaggattttaaatgtcatgagggttgcagcggactcaattttaatgtacctcgatatcttagcttcttataatatcctaataaaatgttatttatcgattacaattgtcctgtcgtattttatagtgtttgctttataaatgtgaactttattcaaaaagagttcatcgatgattatccattacaggttgttaataaacctgaattatgcacaaaggaattgccgttaataacttaagattctctgcccgtcgtacagggtacatatagtaattattctcgacgatcgtaacgtttaagtccaattcgagcttatagtcccatgcgagttaaacaacgacaatagtttgaatttctatttgttcgtttgtcgtctgtttatacccggagcacctgctgtaaaccaatacaaaatttattagatctgtggcggatcggtatcaacaggacgccgacaggtcgaggcatcaacgcggcgcaacacctcccgggcgatccgcgggtaccaaccgccaacactagagggctacgacgacaacgagtctgtctgtctaactcgctagcggtcgaatatacgagcgattgatataaataccgcacctagcgagactccctctacgtctaaggcagggactaccgggcatagccttactgacgagtccaccggtagtcccgggacgaaacgcactctcactctcttttcatccgcctcagatctataaataacacatataaaacttattaatttataattaatataaaataggagagcacgaaacttcctattttatggatatgttaaatctttgtaaaaaataccatatcattagtatcattttaatcgttctaaaggatttagccgcataaagctgtgacccttggaagaatcgatgttcacgcgtgacaaattgaaattgtgcgaaggttccggtacgaacatcacaagccgaacaccgataccaggggcacaggcacatgttctgggttcattatatatttataaagggctgacgattcagtggatggtccgggtaaatttaaattgtaaatgaacgcattgctggtttcaagtaaaagcctggataagagcggatatggtatgagagtctgtcgtggaaaggggaacaggccgcttttatttgtaaagtttgaatctcctcgatattgaagatgttgaagctgcaagtatgtatttcattttaatcaattcgagaccgagatttaattgtaagacgatacctaggtgtcggtacgatctgaatgtttagttggaatgattctgtgttttactctctccagggtatccttttcatactttgattttaaatcgatgacaatcttaaatagtatgcctcatatttttaaaatataaaattatatactatgttattctataatgtattatgtacagttatatatatatatattatattatttattatatatatattatattattatatatatgtataataattctatattgaaaaaaatatgaaattaacatgatatatacattactacataagttatatataaaatatgtatattatacccttgcctactgactgatatgaatttctttcggtctcgaatgcgttaaaagagagcgcaaagaagtcgaaattacttattgtaattagtaaaacgacctctttaagtctttcatcgagacagacaatctacaggtattaatcgaccaatttctccaagctgataacttcgaattgatgtttatatataagaagtgttatgtgttaatctgtctaaatgtttaaaaggtgttataaattaaatgttgttaaacgatacgtaattgccttttgatcgtaaattttactatcaaggggtcttttatgtatgcgtaatcattgtgaattataacaatttatgtgatcgatattaaaggtgtttaaaagcatattattattatatattattattctatattattattctcctatattattatcctatattattatagcattcctatattattataatatccaattacatgttgatacacaagatatacagattattatttataacgttttggttttcttaattgagtcattcatttagtacaaatgataagaaattagtaataattcacaaaaaaaggatattatagtagaaatattataaaaaaacattttctgttttagtgtagagttactccttcttacagacagtgtcgtacaaatctgtacgtctctgagaaaatgtaggtatctgagcccttacttcctcaacaacttttagatctgttagaaaaaagaaacatacgaagtaataagtaatgcttactaataaattcaacaaatacagaggaagatggctaaatcgataaattaacgagactaaaaattaattacatcatgggtctctcgcttttaattttaagctgtaaattaccgatatcggtgactgccatattctcttgagtttccaaatcgtaaagaatctttccccagggattggtcaactgtgtatgcccccatgcgacgtaacttgctgaaggaacacgagccggtgatatgcaagcaacgtataattgattatcattcgctctggaacgctgaagtaatgaccagtgcagtggtccagtggtcatattgaatgccgctggatatatcagcatttggcaacctaacccagagaagcaggaaatatgaagccaccgaataccaattaacttcgtagttgcacggttcacattccatcatttctgaatatgcgagggcagtcctcttattgtgcttttaattcttttatttgtttcattttcagcaaatatactggttttttaaattaagcttctttttatacagagttacagattatattaattttatatagaatatatttaagaaagatatttaattttttgctagttaagtattgatcgattaaattactgtacctttgttccgataaatgcgtgccatttcctcgaatctaatatcatagcaaatgccaatacctattttgcagcccttcacatcgaacgtcgttagggagttaccaggaccgagtgaatcactctctcgaaaagtaatcttattaggaatgtcgatgtcgaatagatgtacctaataacataaaaatgtagtcgctaattctattgctgcaacttttgtaatttaatatcaaagttaccaactcctaaactttaattattttttatttaataactgacagcgtttttatcactttcttttatttaaaaatcttatcatttaataatgtttaaaaaggagaaaaaataagtattttcgtatgtgaaaaatttatattacacattacaacaaaaatgagcgtttcccgtatcataacgtattttataaaccgtaaattatagaattggttatagtatacgtatgtacatatgtatattcctaaattgtgtatattcctaaatgtatattcctagatagagtcactttcttcaccccaatattttcaaattcaaagccataaaggaatatattacttacctttcggtgttttgctatcaaagttccatcgggaccccaaatagtacaggtattgtacaatttatcgccctctatttcaggcatcgtaccaccaactacatagatgttgttttctttagctgcattCGGtaaagcaacgctcgtttcaccatcaggaatactctcggcgtattttggaaagtactctgcattgcaatatttcaattaatgaaaaataactgtcttttgttccaaccataaattaaattgaaatttttgtcagttttttattttctaaattatcaaaataattaagttttatatttcgacttaattaaatatgcaattacttagctaatagtatatataataaattgtttctacaggttcaaaatgaaaaatgaatatttagaaatatttaattacgacaatgctatttgtgttagcatcagtggcttgttactcaacgactttgctagtactttttgaaacataaagttagttttcaattaacacttatactagaggcggaattataaatgcaaaataattgataatactaatttataagtacctagttattagtatcttaaaaaatatatttatacaaaaatcacgataatcatgaaaatggggaaatcctatattctcgactcaattcacaatcTTTATGGAAGTATAAACGGTAAGGTAATTTAtctacttttacttttttctatATAGTTGTTACACACatggtaaattattgaaaaaaaaacaaattattacgTATTCCATATGGTGAATTAAAGCATTCAGGAAGAGCTATAATATCAGCATTGTGCTCTTTTGCGCTAGAAATGTAGGAAACTGCCCGCTCTACATTTTTGCGTTTTACTTCATTTACTTCAAGTTGTACCAACGCCAAGCGAAATGCTAAAATGTTGGAAAAGTTAAATACATTCGGTTATATATTTCCCATACtttttatctataaatactttttacatAGTGAATACTTACTCGACATCGTCCGCACTACTTGTTTAGCGATGTTTGTAAGTATCATAATGTTGAGGTTATGTATGGTACTACTCAATATCAACATTACGTAAGCAATACGCagggatttttaataattcttggtAAAGTTTAGGACATTAATTTTGATGTAATTGTAAACATTATTTGTTCACAATTTGTTCATTTACTTTGCAACAAAAAGAACGCATCTGCAAGCGTGTTAATCGGATAACGACGAACTTCATTTCGCAAACACCGACAcgtgaaacattttgaagttaCGTCGACGCGAGAGTAATTGGTTCCCTTAAATTACTcaatttccatttctttcgcCATGTATATTCGAGTATTGCATTTGAATTGCAGAGCAGTCGAAAGTAGAGGAGCACCTCGCCGATATATCGACAGGAAcatgaattttttttcatagggcgaatattttttccattgaattattaaaccgagtcaaattttcaaactcaaccacttaatttaatcgttttacataaaacatttcaatcttttttcttctaaatactttacctatatttcatctggctgaatattccatatttttaaagcttgttgataattacaaatacgtaattatcattctgaagctagaaatttgaaataaaa harbors:
- the LOC117163886 gene encoding omega-amidase NIT2-like isoform X2, with protein sequence MLILSSTIHNLNIMILTNIAKQVVRTMSTFRLALVQLEVNEVKRKNVERAVSYISSAKEHNADIIALPECFNSPYGIQYFPKYAESIPDGETSVALPNAAKENNIYVVGGTMPEIEGDKLYNTCTIWGPDGTLIAKHRKVHLFDIDIPNKITFRESDSLGPGNSLTTFDVKGCKIGIGICYDIRFEEMARIYRNKGCQMLIYPAAFNMTTGPLHWSLLQRSRANDNQLYVACISPARVPSASYVAWGHTQLTNPWGKILYDLETQENMAVTDIAGAPGINRRQTNK
- the LOC117163886 gene encoding omega-amidase NIT2-like isoform X3, translated to MLILSSTIHNLNIMILTNIAKQVVRTMSTFRLALVQLEVNEVKRKNVERAVSYISSAKEHNADIIALPECFNSPYGIQYFPKYAESIPDGETSVALPNAAKENNIYVVGGTMPEIEGDKLYNTCTIWGPDGTLIAKHRKVHLFDIDIPNKITFRESDSLGPGNSLTTFDVKGCKIGIGICYDIRFEEMARIYRNKGCQMLIYPAAFNMTTGPLHWSLLQRSRANDNQLYVACISPARVPSASYVAWGHTQLTNPWGKILYDLETQENMAVTDIGAPGINRRQTNK
- the LOC117163886 gene encoding omega-amidase NIT2-like isoform X1, with the protein product MLILSSTIHNLNIMILTNIAKQVVRTMSTFRLALVQLEVNEVKRKNVERAVSYISSAKEHNADIIALPECFNSPYGIQYFPKYAESIPDGETSVALPNAAKENNIYVVGGTMPEIEGDKLYNTCTIWGPDGTLIAKHRKVHLFDIDIPNKITFRESDSLGPGNSLTTFDVKGCKIGIGICYDIRFEEMARIYRNKGCQMLIYPAAFNMTTGPLHWSLLQRSRANDNQLYVACISPARVPSASYVAWGHTQLTNPWGKILYDLETQENMAVTDIDLKVVEEVRAQIPTFSQRRTDLYDTVCKKE